A window of the Nitrosopumilus ureiphilus genome harbors these coding sequences:
- a CDS encoding nitroreductase family protein, giving the protein MDSEKKDEKIYPQGYEPAITPDTSNDDTRNQLLDFILKSGPSEVVDTDLFAVMAKRRSTRKFSDKPVETTKIDKIIAAADTAPTAGNYQGFEIFYVKSPEKKKLLVEACNNQPYVDAPVVLVFCKNPSRVKFDFPEYILTKFAIQDATLAAGYSQLASQALGLSSIWIGMFDEQKVMDVIGTDLIPSSVLCIGYPEQTKFPKPRRNLKDLVHVVW; this is encoded by the coding sequence GTGGATTCAGAAAAAAAAGATGAGAAAATTTATCCTCAAGGCTATGAGCCCGCAATAACTCCTGATACATCCAACGATGACACCAGAAACCAACTTCTAGATTTTATCCTGAAATCTGGGCCTTCTGAAGTTGTAGATACCGATTTGTTTGCTGTAATGGCAAAGAGACGTTCGACAAGAAAATTCTCTGACAAACCAGTAGAAACCACAAAAATAGATAAAATTATTGCAGCAGCTGACACTGCTCCTACTGCAGGAAACTATCAGGGATTTGAAATATTCTATGTAAAAAGTCCTGAAAAGAAAAAACTTCTGGTTGAAGCATGCAATAACCAACCATATGTTGATGCTCCTGTGGTGCTGGTTTTTTGCAAAAATCCATCTAGAGTGAAATTTGATTTTCCAGAATACATCCTTACAAAATTTGCAATACAAGATGCAACCCTTGCAGCCGGATATTCCCAACTTGCATCACAGGCATTGGGATTAAGCTCAATTTGGATTGGAATGTTTGATGAGCAAAAGGTGATGGATGTAATTGGAACGGATCTTATTCCTTCATCTGTACTGTGTATTGGATATCCCGAACAAACAAAATTCCCAAAACCAAGACGAAATCTCAAAGATTTGGTTCATGTCGTATGGTAA
- a CDS encoding Lrp/AsnC ligand binding domain-containing protein — translation MTDAYVMLNCELGSEAEIIEQLKEIEQVVDVFETIGTHDMMIKLQAENFEKIREIVSWNIQKMKNIRSTATLIKKDN, via the coding sequence ATGACTGATGCATATGTGATGCTAAACTGTGAATTGGGTTCAGAGGCAGAAATCATTGAACAATTAAAGGAAATTGAGCAAGTAGTAGATGTCTTTGAAACAATAGGAACTCATGATATGATGATAAAACTACAAGCTGAGAATTTTGAAAAGATTAGAGAGATTGTCTCTTGGAATATCCAAAAGATGAAGAATATACGTTCTACTGCAACTTTGATAAAAAAAGACAACTGA
- a CDS encoding SRPBCC family protein: MIKTPKKSFHTGTVKKTIKIKASKDKVWRKISNIVGLPTWLVDVKKTVYLSKKKRGVGAIRSITFADGNKIEEHVVAWKDKEYFTYIATEGLPLRAYVATISIRARSNKLVELTWQSYINSIKMSEKQFIEFLAFMGSFYEASLENLKTILEK, encoded by the coding sequence ATGATAAAAACTCCAAAAAAATCATTTCATACTGGAACAGTCAAAAAAACAATCAAAATTAAGGCTTCAAAAGACAAGGTTTGGAGAAAAATTAGCAACATAGTAGGATTGCCAACATGGTTAGTTGATGTAAAAAAGACAGTTTATCTTTCTAAAAAGAAAAGAGGTGTAGGAGCAATTAGATCAATCACTTTTGCAGATGGAAATAAAATAGAAGAACATGTTGTTGCATGGAAAGACAAAGAATATTTCACATACATTGCAACTGAGGGATTGCCATTGAGAGCATATGTTGCAACAATTTCAATTAGAGCGAGATCCAACAAACTCGTTGAGTTAACCTGGCAATCATATATTAATAGCATAAAAATGTCTGAAAAACAATTCATAGAATTTCTTGCGTTTATGGGTTCATTTTATGAAGCATCACTGGAAAATCTAAAAACAATTCTTGAAAAATAG
- a CDS encoding exonuclease SbcC, which produces MVFGWGKKKQEEKPIEEITADKQICLSDVPKIVTDLQELRKSQTISEIKNLRNATAPLIDDLINIGKMLEKDNLNVDDIDKHLAIIVVRGKKQVINIIKKGVTRIPEISSIENALELDSTLNQILKKVGDVLGRQTRVIHIFAKKYAAQLKNNLEVMNKNHSEIHAILKIFDHTKSISDEILDYLTQIKTLRETRTANEKKIIETKENIVSLEKKILSIQTSIEEIKSSENYKKYLDLKKSLDEFGNQRTKIKNDIDAQFTKISRPLSRYEYASSLDKDQKNILTKLNTDPFGILLPKNKDSIILILENVRKAVSSESISVKDIDKTLSQITETEEVLDGFVKQVSEYFKKYEQLENDLNSLNPKNLFSLENDLEKNISFKKDAELKSKIIQNEVDEIISKIPRFVTKIEEKLRQFSNTKYILDSS; this is translated from the coding sequence ATGGTCTTTGGATGGGGTAAAAAAAAGCAAGAAGAAAAACCAATAGAGGAAATCACTGCTGATAAGCAAATTTGTCTTTCTGATGTGCCAAAAATAGTAACAGATCTTCAAGAATTAAGAAAATCTCAGACCATTTCTGAGATTAAAAACCTTAGAAATGCTACTGCACCATTAATTGATGATTTGATAAATATTGGAAAAATGCTTGAAAAAGACAATCTAAATGTTGATGATATTGACAAGCATCTGGCAATTATTGTGGTTCGAGGCAAAAAACAGGTAATTAACATAATTAAAAAAGGTGTAACTCGCATTCCTGAAATTTCATCCATTGAGAATGCACTAGAATTAGACTCTACTTTGAATCAAATTTTAAAAAAAGTTGGCGATGTTTTGGGAAGACAAACCAGAGTAATCCATATTTTTGCAAAAAAATATGCTGCGCAATTAAAAAATAATCTTGAAGTAATGAACAAAAATCATTCAGAAATTCATGCCATTCTAAAAATTTTTGATCACACAAAATCCATTTCTGATGAAATTCTGGATTATCTCACTCAAATTAAAACTCTAAGAGAAACCCGTACAGCAAATGAAAAAAAGATAATCGAAACAAAAGAAAACATAGTTTCACTAGAAAAAAAAATATTATCCATTCAGACTTCCATTGAGGAAATAAAATCATCGGAAAATTACAAAAAATATCTTGACTTAAAAAAGAGTCTAGATGAATTTGGTAATCAAAGAACAAAAATAAAAAATGACATTGATGCCCAATTTACAAAAATTTCCCGTCCTTTGAGTAGATATGAATATGCTTCATCACTGGATAAGGATCAAAAAAATATTTTGACTAAACTAAACACTGATCCGTTTGGAATTCTTCTTCCAAAAAACAAAGATTCCATAATACTAATTTTAGAAAATGTCCGAAAAGCAGTGTCATCTGAATCTATTTCAGTAAAAGACATTGATAAGACACTGTCTCAAATTACTGAAACCGAAGAGGTGCTAGATGGGTTTGTAAAGCAGGTCTCGGAATATTTTAAAAAATATGAACAACTAGAAAATGATTTGAATTCGCTAAATCCAAAAAATCTTTTCTCCTTAGAAAACGACCTTGAAAAAAATATTTCCTTTAAAAAAGATGCTGAACTAAAATCAAAAATCATTCAAAATGAAGTAGATGAAATTATCTCGAAGATCCCTCGATTTGTTACTAAAATTGAAGAAAAATTAAGACAATTTTCAAATACAAAATACATCCTAGATTCATCTTAA
- a CDS encoding Mov34/MPN/PAD-1 family protein, with amino-acid sequence MIFKKKKFERKVLIQKDVLDSILSFCQMKHPNEGILILKGKSKNGEIKIDGLVIPPFSETGPTFAGFPHSFLPFDMSYLGIVHSHPSGSAEPSVTDLHNFFGLVSLIVKSPYDDDSIFAWDSNGNEIPLSII; translated from the coding sequence GTGATTTTCAAAAAGAAAAAATTTGAGCGTAAAGTTTTGATTCAAAAAGATGTACTTGACAGCATTTTATCTTTCTGCCAAATGAAACATCCCAATGAAGGGATTTTGATATTAAAAGGTAAATCAAAGAATGGGGAAATTAAAATTGATGGACTTGTAATCCCTCCATTTAGTGAAACTGGTCCTACTTTTGCCGGATTTCCACATTCATTTTTGCCCTTTGACATGAGCTATCTTGGAATTGTTCATTCACATCCCAGTGGTTCTGCAGAACCCTCTGTAACTGATTTACACAATTTCTTTGGATTGGTTTCACTTATTGTAAAGTCCCCGTATGATGATGATTCAATTTTTGCGTGGGATAGTAATGGCAATGAAATCCCTCTTTCAATAATCTGA
- a CDS encoding ABC transporter permease has product MSGITPQEIKQEFLKSKMGIAGIVILTILVATSIIAMIAIPVETFQEWNNPGSWILYPKVAIPIWVNMFMIEKIPEHKILENPNIQTISQEEISLTSHQFGLNFDYDYFPNDFIYVFSSEYTGSPLLKMSVIRPDGLKLELLSTSLPHSNSKTIHSERIFSTDEAIKKNLSLQSEKFQFSLNRLSSEDIVFSKAHANEPLKGNYIFSVDLYGVNFENQIHESKLIIGGKAFGIMGTDELRRDLAVGLLWGTPLALFIGIVVSITSVVMGLLYGVYAGFKGKKTDEAMMRFNDVIYALPALPFLIILSVTISNSIFLMIGFLMIFGWVGIAKVARSMSLQIKTRGYVDAANMMGQKDSKIIFKHILPQLLPYAFASIAISVPAAITTEAGLSFLGLGDPSFPTWGQILHDANIFGAAARGLWWWIMPPGIMIAITGLAFVFIGNALDAIVNPKLKR; this is encoded by the coding sequence ATGAGTGGAATAACACCTCAGGAAATAAAACAAGAGTTTCTTAAGAGTAAAATGGGAATTGCAGGAATTGTAATTCTCACAATACTTGTAGCTACATCAATTATTGCAATGATTGCAATTCCAGTTGAAACATTTCAAGAATGGAATAATCCAGGTAGTTGGATTCTTTATCCAAAGGTAGCAATTCCAATTTGGGTGAACATGTTTATGATAGAAAAGATTCCAGAACACAAAATTTTAGAGAATCCAAATATTCAAACTATCTCACAAGAGGAAATATCCCTTACTTCACATCAATTTGGATTAAATTTTGATTATGATTACTTTCCAAATGATTTCATCTATGTGTTTTCATCAGAATATACGGGTTCGCCATTATTGAAAATGTCAGTAATTAGGCCAGATGGATTAAAACTTGAATTATTGTCAACATCACTTCCTCATTCTAATTCAAAAACAATTCACAGTGAAAGAATTTTTTCAACAGATGAAGCAATTAAGAAAAACTTGTCACTGCAATCTGAAAAATTCCAATTTTCTCTAAACAGACTATCATCGGAAGATATTGTATTTTCAAAAGCACATGCAAATGAACCTCTAAAAGGAAATTATATATTTTCTGTGGATTTGTATGGAGTGAATTTTGAAAATCAAATTCATGAATCAAAATTAATCATTGGCGGGAAAGCTTTTGGAATAATGGGTACTGATGAATTGAGACGAGATTTAGCTGTAGGATTACTATGGGGAACCCCACTTGCATTGTTCATCGGAATTGTCGTTTCAATTACCTCAGTAGTAATGGGTTTACTATATGGGGTCTATGCAGGATTTAAGGGTAAAAAAACAGACGAGGCAATGATGAGATTCAATGATGTAATCTATGCACTGCCAGCACTGCCATTCCTCATTATTCTTTCAGTGACAATCAGCAATAGCATATTTTTGATGATTGGTTTTTTGATGATATTTGGTTGGGTAGGAATTGCAAAAGTTGCAAGAAGCATGTCACTTCAAATTAAAACTCGGGGATATGTGGATGCGGCAAATATGATGGGTCAAAAAGATTCTAAAATAATTTTCAAACATATTTTGCCACAATTACTTCCTTATGCATTTGCGAGCATTGCCATTTCAGTTCCAGCTGCAATAACAACAGAAGCAGGTCTAAGTTTTCTGGGATTGGGAGATCCATCTTTTCCCACATGGGGTCAAATTTTGCACGACGCCAACATATTTGGAGCAGCTGCAAGAGGTTTATGGTGGTGGATTATGCCACCTGGAATAATGATTGCAATTACAGGGCTTGCATTCGTATTTATCGGAAATGCTCTTGACGCAATTGTTAATCCAAAACTCAAAAGATAG
- a CDS encoding ABC transporter permease, whose product MKRYVATRMATMFGVLMITLLITISLVGSNMDTILKQGIVFQVRAEITENPAIAESFSSVDEFESFVQAQIAHRTKILGLDEPWYSPQRIGITMYKILLLDFGHATFLTSDEGSSNVKDILFEKLPRTVLLFTTATIIISIIGIFLGALSSSKVGSIIDRITSSFAIISSSFPVWWIGMLMIFLFAFTYQIFPARATPDISSSDPGYIGSLLYHMALPLITIVMIGFGSWAYLVRNFMVGIMQEDFIMAKKAIGISQEKIIYTHALKNAAPPIVTILALSLSGSLGGAIITEAVFDWPGMGRLYFEAITVMDLPVIIGATYLLTVFFLISIFIADLLYGYFDPRVRTGQ is encoded by the coding sequence ATGAAAAGATATGTGGCCACAAGAATGGCTACGATGTTTGGAGTTTTGATGATTACACTATTGATTACAATTTCTCTTGTAGGCTCCAATATGGACACCATTCTAAAGCAGGGGATAGTGTTTCAAGTCAGGGCAGAGATAACAGAAAATCCTGCAATTGCTGAAAGTTTTTCCTCAGTAGATGAGTTTGAGTCATTTGTTCAAGCCCAGATAGCTCATAGAACCAAGATCTTAGGACTGGATGAGCCATGGTATTCGCCTCAAAGAATAGGAATCACAATGTACAAGATATTACTACTAGATTTTGGTCACGCTACATTTCTAACAAGTGATGAAGGATCATCAAATGTAAAAGACATACTTTTTGAGAAACTCCCAAGAACAGTTTTACTTTTTACGACTGCAACAATAATTATCTCAATCATTGGAATTTTTCTAGGTGCTTTATCAAGTAGTAAAGTTGGTTCTATTATTGATAGAATTACATCTAGTTTTGCAATAATCAGTTCTAGTTTTCCTGTTTGGTGGATAGGAATGTTGATGATATTCTTGTTTGCATTCACATATCAGATATTTCCTGCAAGAGCAACCCCAGACATCTCATCATCAGATCCTGGATACATTGGTTCTTTGCTTTATCACATGGCATTACCATTAATTACAATTGTAATGATTGGTTTTGGATCTTGGGCATATTTGGTAAGAAATTTTATGGTCGGTATCATGCAGGAAGATTTCATCATGGCAAAGAAGGCAATTGGAATTTCACAGGAAAAAATCATCTACACACATGCCCTAAAAAATGCGGCACCCCCAATTGTAACCATATTGGCTCTTAGTTTATCAGGCTCTCTTGGCGGAGCAATAATCACAGAAGCAGTATTTGATTGGCCAGGAATGGGCAGACTGTATTTTGAAGCAATCACAGTAATGGATCTTCCAGTAATTATCGGTGCAACATATTTGCTTACAGTGTTCTTTTTGATCAGCATATTCATTGCAGATTTGCTTTATGGTTATTTTGATCCCAGGGTGAGAACAGGTCAATGA
- a CDS encoding CxxC-x17-CxxC domain-containing protein, with protein sequence MSFDREREMFTAKCGDCGNECQVPFKPKDDRPVYCRECFQNHKPAPRPGGRFGGRSGGYGGDRGSRFGRRDDRPREMFDAKCGDCGNDCQIPFKPKDDRPVYCRECFQNHKQS encoded by the coding sequence ATGTCCTTTGATAGAGAAAGAGAAATGTTCACCGCAAAATGCGGTGACTGTGGAAATGAATGTCAAGTGCCATTCAAGCCAAAAGACGACAGACCTGTTTATTGCAGAGAATGTTTCCAAAATCACAAACCAGCACCAAGACCTGGTGGAAGATTTGGAGGAAGATCTGGCGGCTACGGTGGTGACAGAGGCTCTAGATTTGGTAGAAGAGACGATAGACCACGAGAAATGTTTGACGCAAAATGCGGTGACTGTGGAAATGATTGTCAAATACCATTCAAGCCAAAAGACGACAGACCTGTTTATTGCAGAGAATGTTTCCAAAATCACAAACAAAGTTAA
- a CDS encoding arsenate reductase family protein, giving the protein MKILHKPTCITCKKAIVEIERMKLDIEKRDFFKEPLSEAELKKIIKMSGKTPSDLLRKRDKMFKELDLGNSKKTDSQIIKLMIKYPGLIMRPIIISGNKVFVGKIDSKNLK; this is encoded by the coding sequence TTGAAGATATTACACAAACCAACATGCATTACATGTAAAAAAGCAATTGTCGAGATTGAAAGAATGAAACTAGATATCGAAAAGAGAGATTTTTTCAAAGAGCCACTCTCAGAGGCAGAATTAAAAAAAATCATCAAAATGTCTGGAAAGACCCCCTCAGATTTGCTCAGAAAAAGAGACAAAATGTTCAAAGAATTAGATTTGGGAAATAGTAAAAAAACAGATTCTCAAATAATCAAATTAATGATAAAGTATCCAGGACTAATTATGCGCCCAATAATCATTTCGGGAAACAAGGTATTTGTTGGAAAGATTGATTCAAAAAATCTAAAATAA
- a CDS encoding carboxypeptidase regulatory-like domain-containing protein — MYKNRLGVMGLFSFLMLFSIVSTSHAELWELVIDVNVEKGAIYSGDSVIITGKVVDQAYKPIGGAEVFIKAGSYTTKAFTDPWGVFRGEIKDFERIPGTYIVNVVGSWYGMTGLSSAKFQVKGEASPVSALQEKLSTDEARKYLSSNESDFEKNPIGQTLFKYYRGLLDELILEQKIATEPSEEKIHVEQQRLIAENLRNQAIDKFKPGAGTYEGFQYNYYINGLDPKIKDLVISQLNFTKNNFEEAQKIRNEILANGGTYEEARQAYLDKISIPKEILEEFNQEKINQESEESPDENQPSEEDSENQ; from the coding sequence GTGTATAAAAACAGGCTTGGAGTAATGGGGTTATTTTCATTTTTAATGCTATTTTCTATTGTTTCGACTTCTCATGCAGAATTATGGGAATTAGTCATCGATGTTAATGTAGAAAAAGGGGCAATTTATTCAGGAGATTCAGTAATAATTACAGGCAAAGTGGTAGACCAAGCATACAAGCCAATTGGAGGCGCAGAGGTTTTCATCAAGGCAGGCTCTTACACCACAAAAGCATTCACTGATCCTTGGGGAGTGTTCAGAGGAGAAATTAAAGACTTTGAAAGAATTCCAGGCACTTACATTGTTAATGTGGTGGGCTCATGGTATGGAATGACAGGATTGTCAAGTGCCAAATTTCAAGTGAAAGGAGAAGCATCTCCAGTTTCAGCTTTGCAAGAAAAATTATCTACAGACGAGGCCAGAAAATACCTAAGCTCTAATGAAAGTGATTTTGAGAAGAATCCCATAGGTCAGACATTATTCAAGTATTATCGCGGATTATTAGATGAACTAATCTTAGAGCAAAAAATTGCCACGGAACCTTCAGAAGAAAAAATCCACGTAGAGCAACAAAGATTGATTGCTGAAAATCTAAGAAATCAAGCAATTGATAAGTTCAAGCCAGGTGCAGGTACATACGAAGGATTTCAGTACAATTATTACATCAACGGCCTTGACCCAAAAATTAAAGATCTAGTAATTAGTCAACTCAACTTTACAAAGAATAATTTTGAGGAAGCCCAAAAAATTAGAAATGAAATTCTTGCAAATGGAGGAACATATGAAGAAGCTAGGCAGGCATATCTAGACAAGATATCAATCCCAAAAGAAATTCTTGAAGAGTTTAATCAAGAAAAAATAAATCAAGAATCAGAAGAAAGTCCAGATGAGAATCAACCCTCAGAAGAAGATTCTGAAAATCAATGA
- a CDS encoding PAC2 family protein → MDFVQNEEPNVKKPIIIAAMQDMGNVGSIVVNFINDSLRTKTFRIAKTPYPTYVVDNGGYIDLPDESWEYKYTDDLIVFGGGKGQPQSNSELNALCQDVIDIAKKYSAKFIYTLGGFHTNKPLDNVPKTYITTTAIELTKQMEKLKVSTTPQKSIITGFNGLILGFAKKNQIHGIGMYGEINEPEIPQYRAAISIIKTIEKLTYRKLGDTSQLETMAQEIERKFKN, encoded by the coding sequence GTGGATTTTGTTCAAAATGAAGAGCCAAATGTAAAAAAACCAATCATCATAGCTGCAATGCAAGACATGGGAAATGTGGGAAGCATAGTAGTAAATTTCATCAATGATTCATTAAGAACAAAAACATTCAGAATTGCAAAAACACCATATCCAACATATGTAGTTGACAATGGAGGATACATTGATCTTCCTGATGAAAGTTGGGAATACAAGTACACAGATGATTTGATTGTTTTTGGAGGTGGAAAAGGACAACCACAAAGCAATAGTGAATTAAATGCATTATGTCAAGATGTAATAGATATTGCAAAAAAATATTCTGCAAAATTTATTTACACACTTGGTGGATTTCACACCAATAAACCACTAGATAATGTTCCAAAAACATACATCACTACAACAGCAATAGAATTAACAAAACAGATGGAAAAATTAAAAGTGAGCACGACTCCACAAAAGTCAATCATTACTGGATTTAATGGGCTGATTCTAGGATTTGCCAAAAAAAACCAAATTCATGGGATTGGCATGTATGGAGAGATTAATGAGCCTGAAATACCACAATACAGAGCAGCGATAAGCATTATCAAAACCATTGAAAAATTAACATATAGAAAATTGGGCGATACGAGTCAATTAGAAACAATGGCTCAAGAGATTGAAAGAAAATTTAAAAATTGA
- a CDS encoding SNF2-related protein produces METSMENIGTLEYALDKYSKIWCWKITGDRAVNMISRLVPEAWYGENVNEVIIPDSTENVKQLKLIMDRYPLEILSKTIWQRKIVKTYAPKPTLPPIKHKLKKAKTGDQFRGKLLNFQKEGLDFLLKSSGNALLADEMGLGKCVLGSSLIEIIDGQIPIEDLWKDSIMLEQHEGECWAKLSKPITVQTFDGQKIIAKKVSKVFRQKIDEDIVKITLDDGSVLECTKRHRFLTPDGWMMANSLNIDGKVAVPSIPSQKIVQQIADKGISLRSLHLSTPYKYTQGMSNNLAYFVIDKLEKTNNHSLACDLQQLSLESINWCPIKKIETKRYSGYVYDLSVPETHNYVVNGMITHNTVQTLSYVSTEKQTFPVLVVAPLVTLNNWEREIEKFLKKKSRNGRILESESPSVTIIRTGKSEELPITDIYIINYELLLKRSKDLMKVGLRTIVCDEVHNLRSKTTQKYKAVKKLAALHSILYRIGLSGTPIYNRGSEIWPIIDIIKPGLLGSFKEFCEYFCYVNEKGKAIVLENKRASLRNELQKHVMLRRKKSDVLKELKDKVRYKEIIAADTDYYLEELDKIWKKLEAEQKVAETEFSKSASYHRAIQSERQIAGLAKLPHVINFVKNIMEIEESVVVFCHHKVIHKLLNESLEEFSPVSIIGGQSDSLRQDQIDKFQKGESKLMIAGIRAGNVGINLTRAKYVIFAELDWSPAIHRQAEDRLHRIGQKNTVFAYYLIGAGTLDDHVANILVDKSYEIDEIMDESSDNYENKDKAELILAQIQDKIRSK; encoded by the coding sequence ATGGAAACATCCATGGAAAACATTGGAACATTAGAGTATGCTCTTGACAAATATTCTAAAATCTGGTGTTGGAAAATTACTGGTGATCGTGCAGTCAATATGATCTCTAGGCTAGTTCCTGAAGCATGGTATGGTGAAAATGTAAATGAAGTAATCATTCCTGATAGCACTGAAAACGTAAAACAATTGAAACTCATTATGGATAGATATCCACTAGAAATTTTATCAAAAACTATTTGGCAACGAAAAATTGTAAAGACTTATGCTCCAAAACCTACATTGCCTCCAATCAAGCACAAACTAAAGAAGGCAAAAACAGGAGATCAATTTCGTGGAAAACTTTTGAATTTTCAAAAAGAAGGTCTAGATTTCTTGCTAAAATCTTCTGGTAATGCGTTATTAGCTGATGAAATGGGATTGGGAAAGTGCGTGTTGGGTTCATCATTGATCGAGATTATTGACGGTCAAATTCCAATTGAGGATCTATGGAAAGATTCTATCATGCTGGAGCAACATGAAGGTGAATGCTGGGCAAAGCTATCAAAACCCATTACTGTACAAACATTTGATGGACAAAAAATTATTGCTAAAAAAGTAAGCAAAGTTTTCAGACAGAAGATAGATGAAGACATTGTAAAAATCACCCTTGATGATGGTTCTGTTTTAGAATGTACCAAACGTCACAGATTTCTTACTCCTGATGGATGGATGATGGCAAACAGTCTGAACATAGATGGTAAAGTTGCAGTTCCATCTATTCCATCACAGAAAATTGTTCAACAGATTGCAGATAAGGGAATTTCACTGCGTTCACTGCATCTTTCCACTCCGTACAAATATACTCAAGGTATGAGCAACAATCTTGCATATTTTGTAATAGACAAACTAGAAAAGACAAATAATCATTCTCTTGCCTGTGATCTACAACAACTATCTTTAGAATCCATCAACTGGTGTCCAATCAAAAAAATTGAGACAAAAAGATATTCTGGATATGTATATGATCTTTCTGTACCTGAAACTCACAACTATGTCGTTAATGGTATGATTACACATAACACTGTCCAGACATTATCGTATGTCTCCACTGAAAAACAAACTTTTCCAGTACTTGTTGTCGCTCCACTAGTCACATTGAACAACTGGGAAAGAGAGATTGAAAAATTCTTAAAGAAAAAGAGTAGAAATGGAAGAATTTTAGAATCAGAATCTCCCAGTGTTACGATTATACGAACTGGTAAATCTGAAGAACTGCCAATAACTGATATTTACATTATCAATTATGAATTACTTCTAAAAAGGTCCAAGGATTTGATGAAGGTTGGTCTCCGAACAATAGTTTGTGACGAAGTTCATAATCTAAGATCAAAGACCACTCAAAAATACAAGGCTGTCAAAAAACTTGCTGCACTCCATTCAATATTGTATAGAATTGGTTTATCCGGGACTCCTATTTACAATCGAGGTTCTGAAATTTGGCCTATTATTGATATTATCAAACCTGGACTTCTTGGGAGCTTTAAAGAATTCTGTGAATACTTTTGTTATGTTAACGAAAAAGGAAAAGCAATTGTTTTGGAAAATAAACGTGCCTCCCTTAGAAATGAATTACAAAAACATGTGATGCTTAGACGAAAAAAATCTGATGTATTAAAAGAACTAAAAGACAAAGTACGTTACAAAGAAATCATTGCAGCTGATACTGATTACTATCTTGAAGAACTTGATAAAATCTGGAAAAAGCTTGAGGCAGAGCAGAAAGTTGCAGAAACTGAGTTTTCAAAATCTGCATCATACCATAGAGCAATTCAAAGTGAAAGACAAATTGCAGGACTTGCAAAACTTCCACATGTAATTAATTTTGTTAAAAATATCATGGAGATTGAAGAAAGTGTTGTCGTATTTTGTCATCATAAAGTTATTCATAAACTCCTTAATGAGAGCCTGGAAGAATTTTCACCTGTTTCAATTATTGGTGGACAATCTGATTCACTTAGACAGGATCAAATAGATAAATTCCAAAAAGGAGAATCGAAACTAATGATTGCAGGTATTCGTGCTGGAAATGTAGGAATTAATTTGACTAGAGCAAAATATGTGATTTTTGCAGAGCTTGATTGGAGTCCTGCAATTCATAGACAAGCAGAAGACAGACTCCACAGAATTGGTCAGAAAAACACTGTATTTGCATACTATTTGATAGGGGCAGGAACACTTGATGATCATGTGGCAAATATCTTGGTGGATAAGAGTTATGAGATTGATGAAATCATGGACGAGTCATCTGACAATTATGAAAATAAGGACAAAGCAGAGCTCATCTTAGCACAAATTCAAGATAAGATTCGTTCTAAATAA